Proteins encoded in a region of the Candidatus Moanabacter tarae genome:
- the add2 gene encoding Aminodeoxyfutalosine deaminase, with protein MFEKNYFKRRNVGVSRTQYCFFPKWLWIYLLSGYLGLIWEVTAVHQSHFHGPTESIEIGWFEDVFDRIKREASPEELYRFLYSVPKGGDLHHHHAGSIFTEDWYRVATDPELNGGIRYFSRYRINNCGEGGDSNWGRNGYDRSLYWVNINEWTWETLSQCHQGEFKPIDKLTTRERKDWEASLILDRPGEGRNEFFENHWSRINDLFRNPYLMAELLVVNMKRFGAEGLIYLEPQVAWKGFHNREGEPLSSSKVNEIYKERIGRLDARETGVTMRFLVTILRFGETAPQQIIPAFEFISRNNDLWRGINMAGREDNQKGYPARFTKAFDDALRRFSGIGISIHAGEQDEPSSHIFDTLRLGATRIGHGINLIHDAQTMQLMRFGKFMLEINLVSNHMLEYVQHSREHPFPIYLRHGIPCALSTDDRGMFDSNMTDEYYTAVSNFDLTWKELVGLGQNSLKFSFAEPGVVMDLLERYARNLAEFESRFLVEDWRNVLTGVHPEGTGYSRRHLGLNLDF; from the coding sequence ATGTTTGAGAAAAATTACTTCAAGAGAAGAAACGTTGGAGTCTCTCGGACTCAATATTGTTTTTTCCCAAAGTGGCTTTGGATATATTTGCTAAGCGGATATTTAGGGCTGATATGGGAGGTGACAGCGGTGCATCAGTCGCACTTCCATGGACCGACGGAATCAATAGAAATTGGCTGGTTCGAAGATGTTTTTGATAGAATTAAACGGGAAGCTTCGCCAGAAGAGCTTTATCGCTTCCTGTATTCCGTTCCCAAGGGAGGTGATTTGCACCACCATCACGCTGGTTCCATATTTACCGAAGACTGGTATCGAGTCGCAACTGACCCTGAACTGAATGGAGGAATCCGCTATTTTTCTCGCTACCGCATCAATAATTGCGGCGAAGGTGGAGATTCGAATTGGGGGCGGAATGGTTACGATCGATCTCTTTATTGGGTTAATATCAATGAATGGACATGGGAGACGCTTTCCCAATGCCATCAAGGGGAGTTTAAGCCTATTGATAAGTTGACGACTAGGGAGAGAAAAGATTGGGAAGCCTCTCTCATTCTTGATCGGCCCGGAGAGGGGCGCAATGAGTTTTTTGAGAATCATTGGAGTCGGATCAACGATTTATTCAGGAATCCTTATTTGATGGCGGAACTTTTGGTTGTTAATATGAAACGTTTTGGAGCGGAAGGTCTCATCTATTTAGAGCCTCAAGTAGCCTGGAAGGGGTTCCATAATCGGGAAGGGGAACCACTCTCATCTTCAAAAGTAAATGAGATCTACAAGGAGCGTATCGGAAGATTGGATGCAAGGGAAACCGGAGTGACAATGCGATTCTTGGTTACGATTTTGCGGTTTGGCGAAACTGCGCCTCAACAGATTATCCCAGCCTTCGAGTTTATCAGTCGGAATAATGATCTTTGGAGAGGAATCAATATGGCAGGTCGAGAGGACAATCAAAAGGGATATCCGGCTCGTTTCACAAAGGCATTTGATGACGCTTTGAGAAGATTTTCAGGAATCGGAATATCTATACATGCTGGCGAACAAGACGAACCATCATCACATATTTTTGATACTTTGAGATTAGGAGCGACCCGAATTGGACACGGTATCAACTTGATACATGATGCCCAAACCATGCAGCTCATGCGGTTTGGTAAATTTATGCTTGAGATCAACCTTGTAAGTAATCACATGCTGGAATATGTTCAGCATTCGCGAGAGCACCCTTTCCCCATTTACCTGAGGCATGGCATCCCTTGCGCCCTGTCAACTGACGATCGAGGGATGTTTGATTCAAATATGACTGATGAGTACTATACCGCTGTATCTAATTTCGATCTTACATGGAAGGAGCTTGTTGGACTCGGGCAGAATAGTCTCAAGTTTTCGTTTGCGGAACCGGGCGTGGTGATGGATCTCTTAGAACGCTACGCCCGAAACCTTGCGGAATTTGAGAGCAGGTTTTTAGTAGAAGATTGGCGAAATGTCCTAACGGGGGTGCATCCAGAAGGGACAGGCTACAGCAGAAGGCATTTGGGACTTAATCTGGACTTCTGA
- the ade_1 gene encoding Adenine deaminase — MKSLLAFLALLSLQNPSHALGEEKKFEFNEEIQIRQELMLVALGKSRADLILSGLTLLNVHTLTWNKNWDIVIKGNRIAWIGPRGKWNGTSNQTVEAVGYYAVPGFGESHKHIESSHLTPEFEAALVIPFGNTWTIEGSHEFSNVSGVHNVEFWLTPREHNSPLKIFLEMGSATPPTPYESGGGYYGYEEIRQAMSRDQQVVGLGEVMDWPRLWNRKLPGYERLWQVIQAAMDSRGVVEGHGAGLTELSEINAFAASGLESDHEVRLAEEAWDKVNRGVFLQIRYDVIQSIVKHFLDKGIQDWSHLSITTDDRDVSTSLKLGTSNYNLKLALDAGVPMEAAYAMVSLYPAKHAGIDHLVGSITPGRYADIVLLRNPQKVEIAKVYADGKLAAENGQYLLQLPKIEWPSWARNTINFGRKYTAEDFIIEAPSGKKEVKAAVLKPFHFKQDFLIETLKVKNGMVFSDAANGITKLALIDRYSGEGGISKMFWKEVGPVTPASALACSVAHDLHNVWVIGNDDTAMALAANTLADLQGGWVLVKNGNIVASVQFEIGGLMSARLPHEVAKDLDTLYAEADKMEWIGHPGLPRRMIFAFLTCTPWKWVLVAPSSHAPQGLVNVTNGKTHPVVW; from the coding sequence ATGAAATCACTCCTTGCTTTCCTTGCTCTCCTTTCTCTCCAAAATCCTTCTCACGCATTAGGGGAAGAGAAAAAATTTGAATTCAATGAGGAGATTCAAATTCGGCAAGAGCTTATGCTGGTGGCATTGGGTAAAAGTAGGGCGGACCTTATCCTGAGCGGGTTGACGCTTCTTAACGTTCACACTCTGACCTGGAACAAAAACTGGGACATTGTTATAAAAGGGAATCGGATTGCTTGGATAGGTCCTCGCGGAAAATGGAATGGGACCTCCAATCAAACTGTTGAAGCGGTTGGTTATTATGCTGTTCCCGGATTTGGAGAATCTCACAAACATATCGAAAGTTCCCACCTTACACCCGAATTCGAAGCTGCCCTTGTAATCCCATTTGGCAATACTTGGACGATCGAAGGGTCTCACGAATTTTCCAATGTTTCCGGCGTGCACAATGTCGAATTCTGGCTGACCCCAAGGGAACACAATAGTCCTCTAAAAATATTTCTGGAAATGGGATCCGCAACTCCCCCAACTCCTTACGAGTCGGGTGGCGGCTATTACGGGTATGAGGAAATTCGGCAAGCCATGTCCCGAGATCAGCAAGTTGTCGGTCTCGGAGAAGTAATGGACTGGCCTCGGCTATGGAATCGGAAACTTCCAGGCTATGAACGGCTCTGGCAGGTTATCCAAGCAGCAATGGACTCACGAGGTGTCGTCGAAGGTCACGGAGCTGGTCTGACGGAACTCAGCGAGATCAATGCATTTGCCGCCTCCGGACTTGAAAGCGATCATGAAGTCCGATTGGCGGAAGAAGCATGGGACAAAGTTAATCGCGGAGTTTTTCTGCAGATTCGCTACGATGTGATCCAGTCAATAGTAAAACACTTTCTCGATAAAGGAATCCAAGATTGGTCCCATCTATCCATTACGACTGATGATCGTGACGTTTCCACATCACTCAAACTAGGAACATCAAACTATAATTTGAAACTTGCTCTAGATGCTGGAGTCCCGATGGAAGCGGCATACGCTATGGTTTCTCTTTACCCGGCAAAACACGCAGGAATCGACCATCTTGTTGGTTCGATAACACCCGGACGTTACGCCGACATTGTTCTGCTTCGAAACCCTCAGAAAGTCGAGATTGCTAAGGTTTATGCCGATGGCAAACTGGCTGCAGAAAATGGCCAATACCTGCTTCAATTACCCAAAATTGAATGGCCTTCCTGGGCTCGAAACACAATCAACTTTGGCCGCAAATATACTGCTGAGGATTTTATCATTGAAGCACCTTCTGGAAAGAAGGAAGTCAAAGCTGCAGTTTTAAAACCCTTTCATTTTAAACAGGATTTCTTGATAGAAACGCTCAAAGTTAAAAATGGGATGGTTTTTTCAGACGCCGCAAATGGTATAACTAAACTCGCCCTCATCGATCGCTACTCCGGAGAAGGAGGCATCTCAAAGATGTTTTGGAAAGAAGTCGGACCAGTTACGCCTGCTTCCGCCCTCGCCTGCTCCGTCGCCCACGACCTTCACAACGTATGGGTAATTGGAAACGATGATACTGCAATGGCGCTAGCCGCAAATACCCTGGCTGATCTACAAGGAGGTTGGGTCTTGGTTAAGAACGGAAACATTGTTGCTTCCGTCCAATTCGAAATTGGCGGTCTTATGAGTGCCCGTCTTCCTCACGAAGTCGCTAAAGATCTCGACACTCTATATGCAGAAGCTGACAAAATGGAGTGGATCGGTCACCCTGGCCTCCCACGCCGAATGATTTTTGCCTTTCTTACTTGCACTCCATGGAAGTGGGTCCTGGTAGCTCCTTCCTCTCATGCCCCACAGGGACTAGTGAACGTAACCAACGGCAAAACCCACCCCGTAGTTTGGTAG
- the bdbD gene encoding Disulfide bond formation protein D, with protein MYSERAVLKHSFKLILASSLLLILAGKTEAANSILYRGKVTVDDKPFNGKGRFKFALLLGETRIFWQSNVTTDSIEPSESLSLPVRNGRYEVFLGDVGMPPLPKSTSDLLHSLKLRIWFSEGSKKFRVLSTDYSLAEKSIKENSDLSKPKSDEGPFAGYNFFDKSKYSLGKIDAPLIMVEFSDYQCGHCSLFHEITYNKIISTYVETGKMRFIVENFPIRNHSHSQKAAEASYCAGDQGRYWEMRDLLFRHSNRLSLGKIRDLAIQLGLHPVDFNGCLESGKYAEQVEDEKSMGTKIGVKQTPSFILAKVVDGEISGKLIAGGTRWTNIKSEINAFLEEEGRIQNE; from the coding sequence TTGTATTCTGAAAGGGCAGTCTTGAAGCATTCATTTAAACTCATTCTCGCCTCCTCGTTATTACTAATATTGGCCGGGAAGACGGAGGCTGCTAACTCGATCCTCTACCGAGGTAAAGTAACAGTCGATGACAAACCATTCAACGGGAAAGGACGTTTCAAATTCGCTCTTCTTCTAGGAGAAACCCGGATCTTCTGGCAGAGTAATGTCACCACAGATTCTATCGAACCGTCAGAATCCTTATCTCTCCCGGTAAGAAATGGCCGCTACGAAGTATTTCTAGGTGATGTAGGGATGCCTCCACTTCCTAAATCCACTTCCGACCTTTTACATTCTCTCAAACTCAGAATCTGGTTTAGCGAAGGGTCAAAGAAATTCCGCGTCCTGTCTACAGATTATTCCTTAGCCGAAAAATCCATCAAGGAAAACTCAGATCTTTCAAAGCCCAAATCCGATGAAGGCCCCTTTGCAGGTTACAATTTTTTCGACAAGAGCAAGTACTCGCTTGGTAAGATTGATGCCCCCTTAATAATGGTTGAGTTCTCCGACTATCAATGTGGTCATTGCAGTCTCTTCCATGAAATCACCTACAACAAGATTATTAGCACTTACGTCGAAACTGGCAAAATGCGATTCATCGTCGAGAACTTTCCAATACGGAACCACTCCCACTCCCAGAAGGCGGCAGAGGCCTCATACTGCGCCGGTGATCAGGGTCGCTACTGGGAGATGCGTGATCTTCTCTTTCGCCACAGCAACCGGCTCTCCTTAGGAAAAATTCGTGACCTCGCCATCCAGTTGGGTCTACATCCAGTAGATTTCAATGGCTGCCTCGAAAGCGGAAAATATGCTGAACAAGTCGAAGATGAGAAATCCATGGGTACCAAGATTGGAGTCAAACAGACTCCATCATTTATCCTGGCCAAAGTTGTAGACGGAGAAATAAGTGGCAAACTCATTGCAGGAGGCACCCGATGGACAAATATTAAATCAGAAATAAACGCTTTTCTTGAAGAAGAAGGCCGAATACAAAATGAATAG
- the dapb3 gene encoding Dipeptidyl aminopeptidase BIII, with amino-acid sequence MIAPYGSWNSPISSHHLVEDSIEFGDLRTDGECLYWIESRPEESGRCVILRRSPDGEIKEILQKPYSARSRVHEYGGGAFLVDQGAVYFSNFADQRIYVGQVHCDSKPITKGDGSRYADYVSDVRRNRLIGVREHHYRNSGQVDNEIVGIGHSVSTEDVVLISGSDFYSAPRLSPDGVYLAWLSWSHPNMPWDESELWVAELDDAGYPKGRIKVAGGNRESVQQPCWSEDGVLYFVSDRSNWWNLYQWADGVIERVYNRDAEFGRPQWLLGLMNYGLLDSGSIVCSYTVGGTWFLGKIGKKDRRLKEFDLPFTYFDSIQVLGDRVYCLAGSPEIPLSLIELDLLSKRFLVLRRSMPSSAVKGYTSLPESLEFPTGDGHVVNGNFYPPTNDRFAGPPGTRPPLLVKIHGGPTAATDSVFSMKIQFWTSRGFAVFDINYRGSSGFGREFRNLLNKNWGIADVIDCVMGAQFLVDNGLVDEDKLIIRGGSAGGFTTLSAIAFHDLFKAGASYYGVSDLLNLAKDTHKFEARYLDRLIGPLSESQDNYFDRSPINSLQTVSAPIIFFQGLEDEVVPASQTESMVKALKDKGVPVAYVPFAREQHGFRSAESIIRAHEAELFFYSQVLAFPIDDNFDPVEIFNSKFS; translated from the coding sequence ATGATTGCTCCTTATGGTTCTTGGAACTCTCCTATTTCCTCTCATCACTTAGTTGAGGATAGTATAGAATTTGGAGATTTAAGGACAGATGGAGAATGTCTTTATTGGATCGAAAGTCGGCCCGAGGAGAGTGGGCGATGCGTAATTTTAAGACGATCTCCTGATGGCGAGATAAAAGAAATCTTGCAGAAGCCTTACAGTGCCAGAAGTAGGGTTCATGAATACGGGGGTGGTGCGTTTTTGGTGGACCAAGGGGCTGTGTATTTTTCAAATTTCGCCGACCAACGAATTTACGTTGGACAGGTCCATTGTGACTCTAAACCTATTACAAAGGGAGACGGATCTCGTTATGCCGACTACGTATCCGATGTGAGGAGGAATCGACTGATCGGGGTACGAGAACACCATTATAGGAATAGTGGCCAGGTGGACAATGAGATTGTTGGGATCGGACATTCAGTAAGTACCGAAGATGTGGTTTTGATATCCGGGAGCGATTTTTATTCTGCTCCCCGACTTAGTCCTGATGGGGTTTATTTAGCCTGGTTAAGTTGGTCCCATCCAAACATGCCTTGGGATGAGTCCGAACTTTGGGTTGCCGAATTGGACGATGCTGGTTATCCCAAAGGTAGGATCAAGGTTGCAGGAGGAAATAGGGAGTCAGTTCAGCAACCTTGTTGGTCGGAGGATGGTGTTCTGTATTTTGTCTCCGATCGGTCCAATTGGTGGAATCTGTACCAGTGGGCGGATGGTGTAATCGAGAGAGTTTACAACCGTGACGCTGAGTTTGGAAGACCTCAGTGGTTGCTTGGTCTAATGAACTACGGTCTTCTCGATTCCGGTTCTATTGTTTGTTCTTACACCGTTGGGGGGACTTGGTTTCTTGGGAAGATAGGAAAGAAAGATCGGCGTCTTAAAGAGTTTGACCTCCCTTTCACGTACTTCGATTCCATTCAAGTGCTTGGCGACAGGGTTTATTGTTTGGCAGGATCCCCAGAGATTCCCCTTTCACTGATAGAATTGGATCTCTTATCCAAGAGATTTTTGGTCTTAAGGCGCTCTATGCCCAGTAGTGCAGTGAAAGGGTATACCTCTTTGCCGGAATCCTTGGAATTTCCTACCGGAGATGGTCATGTTGTTAACGGAAATTTTTACCCTCCAACTAACGATCGATTTGCAGGTCCTCCAGGAACCCGACCGCCTTTACTTGTCAAGATCCACGGCGGTCCTACTGCGGCGACCGATTCGGTTTTTTCTATGAAGATCCAGTTTTGGACAAGTCGTGGATTTGCAGTCTTTGATATCAACTACCGAGGAAGCAGTGGGTTTGGTAGAGAATTCAGGAATCTTCTCAATAAAAATTGGGGAATCGCAGATGTTATAGATTGTGTTATGGGCGCTCAATTTCTGGTTGATAATGGATTAGTTGATGAAGATAAACTCATAATTCGAGGTGGGAGTGCTGGTGGATTCACGACTTTGTCTGCCATTGCTTTTCATGACTTATTCAAGGCAGGTGCTAGCTATTATGGAGTAAGCGATCTTTTAAATTTAGCTAAGGATACACATAAGTTTGAGGCACGCTATCTTGACAGATTGATTGGGCCCCTCTCCGAATCTCAAGATAATTACTTCGATCGTTCACCTATCAATAGTCTTCAAACGGTCTCGGCTCCTATCATCTTTTTCCAGGGTTTAGAGGACGAGGTTGTGCCGGCAAGCCAGACTGAGTCGATGGTTAAGGCACTAAAAGACAAGGGTGTGCCTGTCGCCTATGTTCCATTCGCGCGAGAACAGCACGGATTCAGAAGCGCTGAGAGTATAATACGAGCGCACGAAGCGGAACTTTTTTTTTACAGTCAGGTCCTTGCATTTCCGATCGATGATAATTTTGATCCTGTTGAAATTTTTAATTCCAAATTCTCTTAA
- the fabG_10 gene encoding 3-oxoacyl-[acyl-carrier-protein] reductase FabG: MLIKKTTNGSNLGSLYRRALITGASSGLGLGVTNLLLSEGIEVWATSRNPAKLPHHEKLHPIALDLSMKDSVEKLFSEELSDDIEFDLLINNAGSGVFYSFESFPEEEIGDQAEVMMLGPIRICQRLYGGMKARDRGVIVNVSSLAAKFPLPFMSMYNAAKSGLSGFSASLMLEAWRSKVIVIDFQPADLRTDFNNQIRKEERMFKGQGELGRSWRKLESHTLRSPHVDKAVRMLRNLLLNPRHGRFTTGGFTQALLAPFITRFLSWRFRIHLIRNYYGLK, encoded by the coding sequence ATGTTGATAAAAAAAACGACAAATGGATCGAACCTAGGGAGTCTCTATCGACGGGCCCTTATAACTGGGGCAAGTTCCGGATTGGGGTTAGGAGTCACCAATCTTCTTCTGAGTGAGGGAATCGAGGTCTGGGCGACATCGCGAAATCCGGCAAAATTGCCCCACCATGAAAAACTGCATCCGATCGCATTGGATCTATCCATGAAAGATTCTGTAGAGAAGCTGTTTTCAGAAGAATTGAGTGATGATATCGAATTTGACCTTTTGATTAATAATGCGGGAAGCGGGGTCTTTTATTCCTTTGAGTCGTTTCCAGAAGAAGAGATCGGAGATCAGGCTGAAGTGATGATGCTGGGGCCGATAAGAATCTGTCAAAGATTATATGGAGGAATGAAAGCGCGTGATCGTGGAGTAATTGTCAACGTTTCCTCATTGGCTGCGAAATTCCCACTGCCATTCATGAGTATGTACAATGCTGCTAAGAGTGGACTTTCCGGTTTTAGTGCCAGCTTGATGCTGGAAGCTTGGCGGAGCAAGGTAATCGTAATTGATTTCCAGCCAGCTGATCTTCGAACAGATTTCAATAATCAGATTCGAAAAGAGGAAAGAATGTTTAAGGGTCAAGGGGAATTGGGACGGTCATGGAGGAAACTGGAATCCCACACCTTGCGTTCCCCGCATGTGGATAAGGCGGTTAGAATGCTGCGAAACCTCCTTTTGAATCCGAGACATGGGAGATTCACGACCGGAGGATTTACGCAGGCTTTGCTGGCTCCTTTTATAACACGGTTTCTTTCTTGGCGTTTTCGAATCCATTTGATCCGGAACTACTACGGACTGAAGTAG
- the hldE_1 gene encoding Bifunctional protein HldE gives MSAFDYNSKILSWSAVRRERTQLREEGKVVVFTNGCFDVLHLGHLRYLTFAREQGDCLMVGLNSDASVRRNKGAGRPIVSEMDRALMLSGLVAVDFVVIFDQDEPCKLIGDLVPDVLVKGQDWMHYVSGREIVEKSGGKVVLAKLTEDQSTTRIIESIQKRP, from the coding sequence ATGTCTGCTTTCGACTACAATTCTAAGATTCTCAGTTGGAGTGCGGTGAGGAGGGAGCGGACGCAGCTGAGAGAAGAAGGGAAGGTGGTGGTTTTCACAAACGGATGTTTCGATGTTCTGCATCTAGGGCATCTTAGATATTTAACTTTCGCGCGCGAACAAGGGGACTGCCTCATGGTAGGCCTAAATAGTGATGCATCTGTAAGGCGGAATAAAGGGGCCGGGCGTCCGATAGTTTCAGAAATGGACAGAGCGTTAATGTTGTCGGGATTAGTGGCGGTAGATTTCGTAGTGATTTTCGACCAGGACGAACCCTGCAAACTAATCGGTGACCTTGTGCCAGATGTGCTGGTAAAGGGCCAAGATTGGATGCACTACGTAAGCGGCCGGGAAATAGTCGAAAAGAGCGGCGGAAAGGTTGTCCTAGCAAAATTGACGGAGGATCAATCGACCACTAGGATAATTGAGAGTATTCAAAAGAGGCCGTAG